The Scophthalmus maximus strain ysfricsl-2021 chromosome 14, ASM2237912v1, whole genome shotgun sequence region caacagtgaATCGACAGTAACATGTAgcaaagacaaatatttaaagCAAGTAGCTAGTTTGATTAGCCAATAAAGTTAAGCTAGGTTAATCCTGGAGGGTACCTTTATGTTCTTTTTTGAAAAGCGTCAGGTGGTGAGATGGATACacaaaagaggcagagagagtgtgAAAATGATAGCAGGTGTTATTAACATGATAAGAGTGGTGAGTGGGGGGTCTTGGACCTGACCACACAGTGAAAAGTACGTCTGGTGGACCCCCAAGAAGACCTTGTCTTCCAGAAACGTCTGACTCTTGCACCAAGACACTTTGGCCAAGTCGTCCACACAAAACTTCAGTTGGTTGTAGATGCTGTAAAGGAGGACAATAAGTCAAAGGGCAGTGTCTCATAATTGCTCAGGAGTAAGTCATTACAGTTGCATGAAGCAGTGCAAATATTGACCTTACAGCTACTGCAACTGAATTTCCATGCAACTGGGAGGTTAAattcatatgaaaacaaatggagtagaaaacaaaaaggccagCACAGTTCTTTAAAGTGGCACAATCCGGCTTTACATTTCGGCAACTTCAGTAGAGGCAGATCATATAGGCTGCCCACTTTGAGATGAAAGTGACATCAGTCAAAATCATCTAGCAATGGTGACTCTGAGGTTTTTATGAATGGAACAATCACCCACTGATGTTCAGGAGGCAGCTTATGTTTCACTGTTCAGTTTTGATTGGTCACGCCATATGTGCAGGGAAAACCACCATAGCCTCACTGAACAAGCACAAATCTCGATGTCAGGGTAGAAAACACGAAACCGAATCAATTGAGCGGGACAGCTGGAAGCCTGATATACATGCTCCACCCTCGCACAAAAATTGAGCTGTATGAGAGCACAGCCTCAAACCGTGTTAACAGTAAAATATGGATTATTACAGCCATAATTAAAGCCCACCATAGGCAGCACGGCAAGAGCGAAAGGCTCCACAAACAGCTGCCATCTGGAAATATGAGCCCAGGTGCACCAGTCTAGCACCATTCATTAACTGGCGACTAATTGGCTGGAACTTTGACCTGCACCAAATGTAGCCAGGAACTGGGAAAATATGTGACTTTCCCGAGACTAAATGTCATATATCTTAACTGAAAATCCCATAAAAAGTGTGTAATGTGCCACTTTACACAGCCCTCCCTGTGTTTTCACTCACTGTGCGCTGCAACGTCGAGCTCAGGAACAGCAGCATGCTGTGGCTCGAGCAGCaaccactgacacagacacatggatGCCACAAGCATTTACAAAACAGTTGCATGTGTTTGCTGATCGCACAAGATTTatcatttcagttgtgttgtgtggatTACTTGTCCAATCAACCGCAACTACTGTGAGTCAGACCTGTTCTCAGGGAAGGAAAACTACATTAGCTCAATGATAAAAGAATCTAAAACTTACTGTTTTACAGTAGGCCATGGGCAACTGTCCCGATA contains the following coding sequences:
- the LOC118320386 gene encoding receptor activity-modifying protein 1 isoform X2 → MLVGWCASTGSIQDINQGSKRENKSSCQKAEMVLTACLLALVFMWTGMAAKSVSPPCDQHMFDSDVDNCLSEFNNSMDTSSYRDSCPWPTVKHIYNQLKFCVDDLAKVSWCKSQTFLEDKVFLGVHQTYFSLCGQVQDPPLTTLIMLITPAIIFTLSLPLLCIHLTT
- the LOC118320386 gene encoding receptor activity-modifying protein 1 isoform X4 — encoded protein: MVLTACLLALVFMWTGMAAKSVSPPCDQHMFDSDVDNCLSEFNNSMDTSSYRDSCPWPTVKHIYNQLKFCVDDLAKVSWCKSQTFLEDKVFLGVHQTYFSLCGQVQDPPLTTLIMLITPAIIFTLSLPLLCIHLTT
- the LOC118320386 gene encoding receptor activity-modifying protein 1 isoform X3, whose product is MVLTACLLALVFMWTVSSSPGMAAKSVSPPCDQHMFDSDVDNCLSEFNNSMDTSSYRDSCPWPTVKHIYNQLKFCVDDLAKVSWCKSQTFLEDKVFLGVHQTYFSLCGQVQDPPLTTLIMLITPAIIFTLSLPLLCIHLTT
- the LOC118320386 gene encoding receptor activity-modifying protein 1 isoform X1; its protein translation is MLVGWCASTGSIQDINQGSKRENKSSCQKAEMVLTACLLALVFMWTVSSSPGMAAKSVSPPCDQHMFDSDVDNCLSEFNNSMDTSSYRDSCPWPTVKHIYNQLKFCVDDLAKVSWCKSQTFLEDKVFLGVHQTYFSLCGQVQDPPLTTLIMLITPAIIFTLSLPLLCIHLTT